Proteins co-encoded in one Novosphingobium sp. PP1Y genomic window:
- a CDS encoding globin domain-containing protein, which produces MAQPLSEQTVAIVKATAPVLQEHGVAITTRMYERLFVNEEVKAMFDQAAQVSGEQPRRLAAAILAYAQNVDKLQNLTAPVQRMVQRHVETGVKAEHYPYVADALLPAIRDVLGDAASDEVLAAWGEAYWFLADILIGKEADAYAQLEAAE; this is translated from the coding sequence ATGGCTCAGCCGCTTTCCGAACAGACCGTCGCCATCGTCAAGGCCACCGCGCCCGTGCTGCAGGAGCACGGCGTCGCCATCACCACCCGCATGTACGAGCGCCTGTTCGTGAACGAGGAAGTGAAGGCGATGTTCGACCAGGCCGCGCAGGTTTCCGGCGAACAGCCGCGCCGACTTGCCGCCGCGATCCTTGCCTATGCGCAGAATGTGGACAAGTTGCAGAATCTCACCGCGCCGGTGCAGCGTATGGTCCAGCGCCATGTCGAGACCGGGGTGAAGGCCGAGCATTACCCTTACGTCGCCGATGCCCTGCTTCCGGCGATCCGCGACGTGCTGGGCGATGCCGCCAGCGACGAAGTGCTGGCCGCCTGGGGTGAGGCCTACTGGTTCCTGGCCGATATCCTGATCGGCAAGGAAGCCGACGCCTACGCCCAGCTCGAAGCGGCCGAGTAA
- a CDS encoding Rrf2 family transcriptional regulator, whose product MRLTAHTDYALRILLHAALTQAQDPDALLSIAEVAKAHAISRNHAMKVVNALGNAGLLETLRGRGGGFRLGRPADEIRLGDVVRLTEPNLQPADCGSCVMQRHCGLISPLDRAVHAFLAELDKQTLAQAAVESRLPAMAAPL is encoded by the coding sequence TTGCGCCTTACCGCGCACACCGATTACGCCTTGCGCATCCTGCTCCACGCCGCGCTGACGCAGGCGCAGGACCCAGACGCCCTGCTCTCGATCGCGGAGGTGGCTAAGGCCCATGCGATCTCGCGCAACCATGCCATGAAAGTGGTCAATGCGCTGGGCAACGCGGGCCTGCTGGAGACCCTGCGCGGTCGCGGCGGCGGTTTTCGCCTGGGCAGGCCGGCCGACGAGATCCGGCTGGGCGACGTCGTGCGCCTGACCGAGCCGAACCTGCAGCCCGCCGACTGCGGATCGTGCGTCATGCAGCGCCACTGCGGCCTGATCTCGCCGCTCGACCGGGCGGTGCATGCCTTCCTCGCCGAACTTGACAAGCAGACGCTGGCCCAGGCCGCGGTGGAATCGCGCCTTCCCGCCATGGCCGCGCCGCTCTGA
- a CDS encoding iron ABC transporter permease — protein MNPRLILLLLAGLLVAVPLSLLAGRVWIDPFSPTAHNASIILVQLRLPRAVLALVVGAGLGAAGAAMQGFLRNPLADPGLFGIAPGAALGAVLSFWTGYAASPWLLPVFALAGACGAMTLLALIAGRSGGVALFTLAGLMVSSLAGALMSLAISLSPSPFAMTEIVTWTMGSLADRSWREVWIALPLTAAGIGVLLAAGRSLNALTLGEAAARSLGVEPFRLQAMMIIGIGLTVGSGVAVAGIIGFVGLMVPHFVRPFTDHRPSSLIVPSALAGALLLLISDCLCRVLPLAGGELRLGIALSLLGTPFFLHLLLKMRQELA, from the coding sequence ATGAACCCGCGCCTCATCCTCCTGCTGCTGGCCGGCCTGCTGGTGGCCGTGCCGCTCTCACTGCTCGCCGGACGCGTGTGGATCGATCCCTTTTCGCCGACGGCGCACAATGCTTCGATCATCCTCGTCCAGCTGCGTCTGCCGCGCGCGGTGCTGGCGCTGGTGGTGGGCGCGGGGCTGGGCGCTGCCGGAGCCGCGATGCAGGGCTTCCTGCGCAATCCGCTGGCCGACCCGGGTCTCTTCGGCATTGCACCCGGCGCAGCGCTGGGCGCGGTGCTCAGCTTCTGGACCGGCTATGCCGCCTCGCCGTGGCTGCTGCCGGTCTTCGCGCTTGCCGGGGCCTGCGGAGCGATGACGCTGCTGGCACTGATCGCCGGTCGCAGCGGCGGCGTCGCGCTGTTCACGCTGGCGGGCCTGATGGTCTCCAGCCTTGCCGGCGCGCTGATGAGCCTTGCGATCAGCCTGAGCCCATCGCCCTTCGCCATGACCGAGATCGTCACCTGGACGATGGGCTCGCTTGCCGACCGCTCCTGGCGCGAAGTCTGGATCGCCCTGCCGCTTACCGCCGCGGGGATCGGCGTGCTCCTGGCCGCCGGGCGCAGCCTCAATGCCCTGACGCTGGGCGAAGCCGCGGCGCGCTCGCTGGGGGTCGAGCCGTTCCGGCTGCAGGCGATGATGATCATCGGCATCGGCCTGACGGTCGGCTCGGGCGTGGCGGTGGCCGGGATCATCGGTTTCGTCGGCCTGATGGTGCCCCACTTCGTGCGCCCCTTTACCGACCACCGCCCGTCCTCGCTGATCGTCCCGAGCGCGCTGGCAGGCGCGCTGCTCCTGCTCATTTCCGATTGCCTGTGCCGCGTGCTGCCATTGGCCGGGGGCGAACTGCGTCTCGGCATCGCCCTCAGCCTGCTCGGGACGCCGTTCTTCCTGCACCTGCTGCTCAAGATGCGTCAGGAACTGGCATGA
- a CDS encoding TonB-dependent siderophore receptor, producing the protein MKYLYLLGTALAVSTPALVSPALADEADVAPFVPLGDAITVIATGSALRVDQAGQPVSVVGSEEIDSIQGPDVARVLERLPGVTFSRNGSIGGTTSLFVRGANSQQLLVLVDGLRVADIAAPSGGFDFGNLMTGPVGRVELLRGSNSVVWGSEAIGGVLAITSRDVNGVEGSAEYGARDSFDGQVSAGLSGETYGVNLNGGYMRTDGISQAASGTEADGFRQWRAGGRAHVDLVPGLTASVVGRFTDGTLDLDGYPAPDYTFADTPEYQKTRELGGRAGLTWTGDALTLDAGYQVSDTRRRYYDPTISDQFNSETQGRSERAELSGSYDATDAVRLDFGGAHEWSHIKSDDFLYGSRIRADAELTSVHGLLGYYGNLFSLAAGVRYDDHSNFGDKWTFGANGSVTVAAGWRIRASYGEGFKVPTLYQLFSEYGNPELMPERSRSYDAGIEYGDRNGPLHFAVTGFRRDSRNLIDYVSCFGSSDALCGDGRYGFYANVGKARATGAEIELGARVSERLRASAVYTYVKSVNRTAGDLNRGNDLARRPRNALTVSADWDAPLEGLTLGGDIRMVSDSYNDNYNLTPLDGYVTATLRASYTIAQRYEVFARIENLTDADYTTVSGYGTPGRSAYAGVRVKM; encoded by the coding sequence GTGAAGTATCTGTATCTGCTCGGCACCGCGCTTGCCGTGTCCACACCCGCTCTTGTTTCCCCCGCTCTTGCCGATGAGGCCGATGTCGCGCCGTTCGTTCCGCTGGGCGACGCGATCACGGTGATCGCGACCGGCAGCGCGCTGCGCGTCGATCAGGCGGGGCAGCCCGTCAGCGTCGTCGGCAGCGAGGAGATCGATTCCATCCAGGGGCCGGACGTCGCCCGCGTGCTGGAGCGCCTGCCGGGCGTGACCTTCAGCCGTAACGGCAGCATCGGCGGGACGACGAGCCTGTTCGTGCGCGGCGCCAATTCCCAGCAGCTTCTGGTGCTGGTCGACGGCCTGCGCGTTGCGGACATTGCCGCGCCCAGCGGTGGGTTCGATTTCGGCAACCTGATGACCGGGCCGGTCGGCAGGGTCGAACTGCTGCGCGGCTCGAACTCGGTCGTCTGGGGATCGGAAGCCATCGGCGGCGTGCTGGCGATCACCAGCCGCGACGTCAACGGCGTCGAGGGCTCGGCAGAGTATGGCGCGCGCGACAGCTTCGACGGGCAGGTTTCGGCCGGGCTTTCCGGCGAGACTTACGGCGTCAACCTCAACGGCGGTTACATGCGCACCGATGGCATCAGCCAGGCGGCGTCCGGTACCGAGGCCGACGGCTTCAGGCAGTGGCGGGCCGGTGGCCGTGCCCACGTCGATCTGGTGCCGGGCCTTACCGCCAGCGTGGTGGGCCGCTTTACCGATGGCACGCTCGACCTCGATGGCTATCCGGCGCCCGATTACACTTTCGCCGATACGCCCGAGTACCAGAAGACCCGCGAGCTGGGCGGCCGCGCGGGACTGACGTGGACCGGCGATGCGCTCACGCTCGATGCAGGCTATCAGGTTTCGGACACCCGCCGCCGTTACTACGACCCGACGATCTCGGACCAGTTCAATTCCGAAACGCAGGGCCGCAGCGAAAGGGCGGAGCTGAGTGGCTCCTACGACGCCACCGATGCCGTCCGGCTCGACTTCGGGGGCGCCCATGAATGGTCGCACATCAAGTCCGACGATTTCCTCTACGGCTCGCGCATTCGCGCCGACGCGGAACTGACGAGCGTGCACGGCCTGCTCGGCTACTACGGCAATCTGTTCAGCCTGGCCGCGGGCGTGCGCTACGACGACCACTCCAATTTCGGCGACAAGTGGACCTTCGGTGCCAACGGCAGCGTCACCGTGGCGGCGGGCTGGCGCATCCGCGCCTCCTACGGCGAAGGCTTCAAGGTGCCCACGCTCTATCAGCTGTTCTCCGAATACGGCAATCCCGAGCTGATGCCCGAGCGCAGCCGCAGCTACGATGCCGGGATCGAGTATGGCGACCGCAACGGCCCGCTGCACTTCGCGGTCACCGGCTTTCGCCGCGACAGCCGCAACCTGATCGACTACGTCTCGTGCTTCGGATCGAGCGATGCGCTTTGCGGGGATGGCCGCTACGGTTTCTATGCCAATGTCGGGAAGGCCCGCGCAACCGGCGCCGAGATCGAGTTGGGCGCCCGGGTTTCCGAGCGACTGCGTGCCAGCGCGGTCTATACTTACGTCAAGTCGGTGAACCGCACGGCCGGCGATCTCAACCGGGGCAACGACCTTGCCCGCCGTCCGCGCAATGCACTCACCGTCTCGGCCGACTGGGACGCGCCGCTTGAAGGGCTGACGCTGGGCGGCGATATCCGCATGGTGTCCGACAGCTACAACGACAATTACAATCTGACCCCGCTGGACGGTTACGTGACCGCGACCTTGCGGGCGAGCTACACGATAGCGCAGCGCTACGAAGTCTTCGCGCGCATCGAGAACCTGACCGATGCCGATTACACGACGGTCTCGGGCTACGGCACGCCGGGCCGCTCGGCCTATGCCGGGGTTCGGGTGAAGATGTGA
- a CDS encoding septal ring lytic transglycosylase RlpA family protein — protein MRLRLPISALLVLALSACGGGVKFRPVSDTPVRVGPPYKIRGVTYTPAADPHYDMLGYATWYGNESGNQTANGERFRPDWVTAAHKTLPLPSYVEVTSLDTGQRIIVRVNDRGPFGESARIIDLSRGAAELLGVRARGKAAVRVRVVEPTERDRAALREGKAASKLPPIPERTLANLQAQFARGVGSR, from the coding sequence ATGCGCCTGCGCCTTCCGATCAGCGCGCTGCTGGTCCTTGCGCTTTCGGCCTGTGGCGGCGGGGTGAAGTTCCGCCCCGTCAGCGACACGCCGGTGCGCGTGGGCCCGCCCTACAAGATCCGCGGCGTGACCTATACGCCCGCCGCGGATCCGCACTATGACATGCTCGGCTATGCGACGTGGTACGGCAACGAGTCCGGCAACCAGACCGCCAATGGCGAACGCTTCCGGCCCGACTGGGTGACTGCCGCGCACAAGACGCTGCCGCTGCCCAGCTATGTCGAGGTTACCTCGCTCGATACCGGTCAGCGCATTATCGTGCGGGTGAACGATCGCGGGCCCTTCGGCGAAAGCGCGCGGATCATCGACCTCTCGCGCGGGGCCGCCGAGCTGCTGGGCGTGCGCGCCAGGGGCAAGGCGGCGGTGCGGGTGCGCGTGGTCGAACCGACCGAGCGCGACCGCGCGGCCCTGCGCGAAGGCAAGGCCGCAAGCAAGCTGCCGCCGATCCCGGAGCGCACGCTGGCCAACCTGCAGGCGCAGTTCGCCCGCGGGGTCGGCTCGCGCTGA
- a CDS encoding ABC transporter ATP-binding protein has protein sequence MSLGASNLSVKNRLDGVSLQCRRGMVTAICGPNGAGKSTLLSCMAGLLRPDVGDVQLGGRPLSQCSTAQRAQWIGYLPQSPEVAWDVSVEVLVSIGRLPWKDAPAKEAQEAIDEAIAAMDLEGLRHRPVSRLSGGERARALMARVLATRPGWVLADEPFANLDLAHAAALMRRFRQQTRAGRGVVLVLHDLATAMNHADQVVVLKNGRVEAEGPPEIALAREVIHRVWNCPARWLGDPGERALSLGQPSPFTLDAR, from the coding sequence ATGAGCCTTGGCGCCAGCAACCTGAGCGTGAAGAACCGGCTCGACGGAGTGTCCTTGCAGTGCCGTCGCGGGATGGTCACGGCGATCTGCGGCCCCAACGGCGCGGGCAAGTCGACGCTGCTTTCGTGCATGGCCGGGCTGCTGCGGCCCGATGTGGGCGATGTCCAGCTGGGCGGACGGCCCCTGTCGCAATGCTCGACGGCCCAGCGTGCGCAGTGGATCGGCTACCTCCCGCAGTCGCCTGAGGTGGCCTGGGACGTTTCGGTCGAAGTGCTGGTCTCGATCGGCCGCCTGCCGTGGAAGGATGCCCCGGCAAAGGAAGCGCAGGAAGCCATCGACGAGGCGATTGCCGCGATGGACCTCGAAGGCCTTCGCCATCGCCCGGTTTCGCGTCTGTCGGGCGGCGAGCGGGCAAGGGCGCTGATGGCGCGCGTCCTGGCGACCCGCCCCGGCTGGGTGCTGGCCGACGAGCCTTTCGCCAATCTCGATCTTGCCCATGCCGCCGCCCTGATGCGGCGCTTTCGCCAGCAGACGAGGGCCGGGCGCGGTGTCGTGCTGGTGCTGCACGACCTGGCGACGGCAATGAACCACGCCGATCAGGTGGTGGTGCTCAAGAACGGCAGGGTCGAGGCCGAGGGCCCGCCCGAGATCGCGCTGGCCCGCGAAGTGATCCACCGGGTCTGGAACTGCCCGGCACGCTGGCTGGGCGATCCGGGCGAGCGTGCCCTGTCGTTGGGGCAGCCTTCGCCCTTTACTCTGGACGCGCGCTAG
- a CDS encoding ABC transporter substrate-binding protein, translated as MTLSLPPQSGRTGGKHLARALVRAGVLALAWTCISGCGGGHTGAAPLAAPGDPAHPTIVSLNPCTDAILAEVTGPGQLLAISGYSHDAQSTSMDLAKARGYRAVSGTVEEVAAIGPKVVVASSFLPPATASALDELGFKVVKMPIAPDLEAARGQIRELAGLTGHPELGKRLIGRIDEALARAAPPRGATPVPALVWESAGLVAGDDTLIVDMMKHTGFTNAASARGLSQADFLPLEKVLADPPRVVFAVGNPLAEEDRMLHHPALASLSRMKRFPLDRSILWCGGPTIPRAIDALGRARRELDRQDAAIRTARVR; from the coding sequence GTGACCCTGTCGCTTCCCCCGCAGTCCGGGAGGACCGGAGGGAAGCATCTGGCGCGGGCCCTGGTCCGCGCCGGGGTCCTTGCGCTGGCATGGACCTGCATATCGGGTTGCGGGGGCGGCCATACCGGGGCCGCCCCGCTTGCCGCGCCGGGCGATCCGGCCCACCCGACCATCGTCTCGCTCAATCCCTGCACCGATGCGATCCTGGCAGAAGTGACCGGGCCGGGCCAGTTGCTGGCGATCTCGGGCTACAGCCACGATGCCCAGTCCACTTCGATGGACCTTGCCAAGGCGCGCGGTTACCGCGCGGTCTCGGGCACGGTGGAGGAAGTCGCCGCCATCGGCCCGAAAGTGGTTGTCGCCAGCAGTTTCCTGCCGCCCGCCACGGCCAGCGCGCTCGACGAGCTGGGCTTCAAGGTGGTGAAAATGCCGATTGCGCCGGACCTTGAGGCTGCGCGCGGCCAGATCCGGGAACTTGCGGGCCTCACCGGCCATCCCGAACTGGGCAAGCGCCTGATCGGCCGGATCGACGAGGCGCTGGCCCGCGCCGCGCCGCCCCGGGGCGCTACGCCCGTACCGGCGCTGGTCTGGGAATCGGCAGGGCTGGTCGCAGGTGACGACACCCTGATCGTTGACATGATGAAGCACACCGGCTTTACGAACGCGGCCAGTGCACGCGGGCTTTCGCAGGCCGATTTCCTGCCGCTCGAGAAAGTACTGGCCGATCCGCCGCGCGTCGTCTTCGCAGTTGGCAATCCGCTGGCCGAAGAGGACCGCATGCTGCATCACCCCGCTCTCGCGAGCCTGAGCCGCATGAAGCGTTTTCCGCTCGATCGTTCGATCCTCTGGTGCGGCGGCCCGACGATCCCGCGCGCCATCGACGCGCTCGGGCGCGCCCGGCGCGAACTGGACCGGCAGGACGCGGCGATCCGGACGGCACGGGTGCGATGA
- a CDS encoding M28 family metallopeptidase gives MRKLPPVLAAALLAASSHPALAKVSVDADRIAADVKTLASDTFEGRAPGTAGEDRTIGYLIARFQDLGLQPAGPDGQWMQTVPLLHTKLEKARTLAFTGPKGAMPVEQAKDLYVSTVRPDDIAAIENAPVVFVGYGVNAPERGWDDFKGADLKGKVVVFLVNDPDFAAKQGEPAAGKFGGRTMTYYGRWTYKFEEAARQGAVGALIVHDTQGAGYGWNVVVSPGGENYDIVRKTEDLTSLALQGWLSGDAAKRLFASAGLDLAKLSAAARRPDFRPVPLKGVTFDADVPVTHEQIASHNVLARIEGTTRADEVVMFGAHWDAYGKGEPDAQGRIYRAGANDDALGIAAMFEIARAMKAEPAPQRSVVFAAWTAEERGLLGSEFYAANPVYPMEKTVANLAIDILQTAGAANDVVLVGKGQDTLEDDMARVAATQGRTVTQESLPERGLFYRADHFSFAKRGVPVMLLMGIAGAADLKQGGTAAGQAWIDAYTGNCYHQACDAWSSDWNLDGAVQDIDLIGTIGEELANSGKWPQWKAGSEFKAIRDRSEGVRQ, from the coding sequence ATGAGAAAACTTCCCCCCGTTCTCGCCGCAGCCCTGCTGGCTGCCAGTTCCCACCCTGCCCTTGCCAAGGTCTCGGTCGATGCCGACCGGATCGCGGCCGACGTCAAGACGCTTGCCTCCGATACTTTCGAAGGCCGCGCGCCCGGCACCGCGGGCGAGGACCGCACGATCGGCTACCTGATCGCGCGGTTCCAGGACCTTGGCCTGCAACCCGCCGGCCCGGACGGACAGTGGATGCAGACCGTCCCGCTGCTCCACACGAAGCTTGAAAAGGCGCGGACCCTGGCCTTCACCGGCCCCAAGGGCGCGATGCCGGTCGAACAGGCCAAGGACCTTTACGTCTCCACCGTGCGGCCCGACGACATTGCCGCCATCGAGAACGCGCCCGTCGTCTTCGTCGGCTATGGCGTGAATGCGCCCGAGCGCGGCTGGGACGACTTCAAGGGCGCGGACCTGAAGGGCAAGGTGGTCGTCTTCCTCGTCAACGATCCCGACTTTGCCGCGAAGCAGGGCGAGCCGGCGGCAGGCAAGTTCGGCGGCCGGACGATGACCTATTACGGGCGCTGGACCTACAAGTTCGAGGAAGCCGCGCGGCAGGGCGCGGTAGGCGCGCTGATCGTGCACGATACGCAAGGCGCGGGTTACGGCTGGAACGTCGTCGTCAGCCCGGGCGGCGAGAACTACGACATCGTGCGCAAGACCGAGGACCTGACAAGCCTGGCCCTGCAGGGCTGGCTATCTGGCGATGCGGCCAAGCGCCTGTTCGCCAGCGCCGGGCTGGACCTAGCCAAACTATCGGCGGCGGCGCGGCGGCCCGATTTCCGGCCGGTGCCGCTCAAGGGCGTGACTTTCGATGCCGACGTGCCGGTAACTCACGAGCAGATCGCCAGCCACAACGTGCTCGCGCGCATCGAGGGCACGACGCGCGCCGACGAAGTCGTGATGTTCGGCGCACACTGGGATGCCTACGGCAAGGGCGAACCCGACGCGCAGGGGCGCATCTACCGCGCCGGGGCCAACGACGACGCGCTGGGCATCGCCGCGATGTTCGAGATTGCCCGCGCCATGAAGGCCGAACCCGCACCGCAGCGCAGCGTCGTCTTCGCCGCGTGGACGGCCGAGGAGCGCGGGCTGCTCGGCTCCGAGTTCTATGCGGCCAACCCGGTCTATCCGATGGAAAAGACGGTCGCGAACCTCGCCATCGACATCCTGCAGACGGCAGGCGCGGCGAACGACGTCGTGCTGGTGGGCAAGGGTCAGGACACGCTGGAGGACGACATGGCGCGCGTCGCGGCCACGCAGGGGCGCACGGTGACGCAGGAAAGCCTGCCAGAGCGCGGGCTGTTCTACCGCGCCGACCATTTCTCCTTCGCCAAGCGCGGGGTGCCGGTCATGCTGCTGATGGGCATTGCCGGGGCGGCTGACCTCAAGCAGGGCGGCACCGCGGCCGGTCAGGCGTGGATCGATGCCTATACCGGCAACTGCTACCACCAGGCCTGCGATGCATGGTCGAGCGACTGGAACCTCGACGGGGCCGTGCAGGACATCGACCTGATCGGCACCATCGGCGAGGAACTGGCGAACTCTGGCAAGTGGCCGCAGTGGAAGGCCGGCTCGGAGTTCAAGGCGATCCGCGACAGAAGCGAAGGCGTGCGGCAATAA
- a CDS encoding UrcA family protein has product MKRIHAAILAATMFAIATPSLADVVVKDTAWSSLPHREVRFNDLNLDTPQGIDKLNVRISAAVRTVCGQPDARIPREVAMTHTCRDQSLQRAFADRDSILAARLAARDDPSRLAALDTSIAIAAR; this is encoded by the coding sequence ATGAAGAGAATCCATGCCGCCATCCTCGCCGCGACAATGTTCGCCATCGCAACTCCTTCGCTTGCCGACGTCGTGGTGAAGGACACCGCCTGGTCCAGCCTTCCCCATCGCGAAGTGCGTTTCAATGACCTCAACCTCGACACCCCCCAGGGCATCGACAAGCTCAATGTGCGCATTTCCGCTGCCGTAAGGACGGTCTGCGGCCAGCCCGATGCCCGTATCCCGCGTGAAGTTGCCATGACCCACACCTGCCGCGACCAGTCGCTGCAACGCGCCTTTGCCGATCGCGATTCGATCCTGGCCGCGCGCCTTGCCGCCCGGGACGATCCGAGTCGGCTCGCCGCGCTCGATACATCGATCGCCATTGCGGCCCGCTGA
- a CDS encoding M3 family metallopeptidase, protein MVFGTALLPLALGSLLTRVRNVFGQLVSANTNDTPDAIDTAMSPKLASLSLETGRKSGLRHGGRSRSS, encoded by the coding sequence ATGGTGTTTGGAACAGCCCTGCTCCCGCTTGCACTCGGCAGCCTGCTGACGCGCGTGCGCAACGTGTTCGGCCAGCTCGTTTCGGCCAATACCAACGACACGCCCGATGCCATCGATACCGCGATGTCGCCCAAGCTCGCATCCCTGTCCCTCGAGACGGGGAGGAAATCCGGGCTGCGGCATGGCGGCCGGTCCCGCTCATCCTGA